A single window of Rhizobium indicum DNA harbors:
- a CDS encoding type II toxin-antitoxin system RelE/ParE family toxin encodes MPAKLIWTPAARAGAKKIYVDIAREQPQAAERYFQRFRIKATSLIEQPRLGQRHPEIHPAARMLVEAPYVILYQTHPNTDDGPIEIVEIVHVVDGRRDLAALY; translated from the coding sequence ATGCCCGCTAAGCTGATCTGGACACCCGCCGCCCGTGCCGGCGCGAAGAAAATTTACGTCGACATCGCCCGCGAGCAGCCCCAGGCGGCCGAGCGGTATTTCCAGCGGTTCCGTATCAAGGCCACGTCGCTGATCGAGCAGCCGCGCCTGGGCCAGCGTCATCCGGAGATCCATCCGGCCGCCCGCATGCTGGTCGAGGCGCCCTATGTGATCCTCTATCAAACTCATCCCAACACGGATGACGGTCCCATCGAGATCGTGGAGATCGTTCACGTCGTCGATGGCCGGCGTGATTTGGCAGCGCTCTACTAG
- a CDS encoding biotin-dependent carboxyltransferase family protein gives MPRMSEAVLAINFAGPHVAVQDGGRRGLMRYGVPASGPMDRTSFAAANVAVGNPACQPAIEVSMGGLVLDCVSGEVTFAVAGGGFIVEHAGDKRGAWMVATLRAGERLAVRPGHWGSWTYLAFAGHIEAKTWLGSMSTHSLSGLGGGRLAAGQTITVADPEVRDDRHGPITCPVIARPRSELRVVVGPQDRFFSKGTLSNFLSSPFRLSDAYDRMGVRLQGPSLAPSVALDMPSEAIVRGSVQVAGDGVPTILLADHQTTGGYPKIATVVDSDLDAFVQLRPRDHIGFLAVTPQQAIEHIRLRASTVSRYLAAL, from the coding sequence GTGCCTCGCATGAGCGAAGCGGTCCTTGCAATCAACTTCGCAGGCCCTCACGTCGCTGTCCAGGACGGAGGACGTCGCGGATTGATGCGTTACGGCGTCCCGGCCTCCGGTCCCATGGACAGGACCTCGTTTGCCGCCGCCAACGTCGCCGTCGGCAATCCTGCCTGTCAGCCCGCAATCGAAGTCTCTATGGGCGGCCTGGTTCTCGACTGCGTGTCGGGGGAGGTTACGTTCGCCGTCGCGGGAGGGGGATTCATCGTAGAGCATGCCGGCGACAAGCGCGGCGCATGGATGGTCGCCACCTTGAGGGCCGGCGAGCGACTGGCAGTTCGTCCGGGACACTGGGGAAGCTGGACGTATCTGGCCTTCGCCGGTCATATCGAGGCGAAGACCTGGCTGGGCAGCATGTCGACGCACAGTCTCTCCGGCCTCGGCGGCGGGCGCCTTGCAGCCGGGCAGACCATCACCGTCGCCGACCCGGAAGTGCGAGACGATCGACATGGTCCGATTACATGTCCGGTCATCGCAAGACCGCGATCCGAGCTGCGTGTGGTGGTCGGTCCACAGGATCGGTTCTTCTCGAAAGGAACCTTGTCGAATTTCCTTTCGTCGCCCTTCCGCCTGAGCGACGCCTATGACCGCATGGGTGTACGTCTTCAAGGTCCGTCGCTTGCACCAAGCGTCGCGTTGGACATGCCGTCGGAAGCGATCGTGCGGGGCTCGGTGCAGGTCGCCGGAGACGGTGTTCCCACCATTCTGCTGGCCGACCACCAGACGACCGGAGGATATCCCAAGATCGCCACGGTGGTGGATTCGGATCTGGACGCCTTCGTCCAGCTACGCCCACGCGACCATATCGGTTTCCTGGCCGTGACACCGCAGCAGGCGATCGAACACATTCGGCTTCGGGCTTCGACGGTGTCCCGTTACCTCGCGGCGCTGTAG
- a CDS encoding MgtC/SapB family protein has product MMTSLVTTEAFQRLSLALAIGILVGIERGWRDREAAPGKRVAGIRTYGLSSFLGGFCGFLQPVTGPILPTAIFIFFCITVLLFSRMQAAQEEDYSATGTIAALAVFALGFGAVVADMTVTAASAVAITALLAAREPLHGFLRRLTWLELRAALILLTMTIVILPILPNRPIDPWQAINPFELWMMTILVGAVSFAGYILIKLSGARAGILLTGTSGGIVSSTALTLSFARQSKQMPALSPLLSAGAMLAGAVSLARVLLICSVIAPAIFRDLALSLAPAAAILAIAGGFAALLQRPDDSTDFSPRNPLEVMVVLRFALVLAVVTVLTRMTLTVFGTQSLIALAFITGLGDLDAITLAVAKLPSIQVPADAAARAIAVAAFANFLAKAVLAASMGSIAYAVRFAIAGGVATLAGIAGLLLA; this is encoded by the coding sequence ATGATGACATCATTGGTAACGACGGAAGCATTCCAGCGCCTCAGCCTGGCGCTTGCAATCGGCATCCTTGTCGGCATTGAGCGCGGCTGGCGGGATCGTGAGGCTGCGCCAGGCAAAAGAGTAGCCGGTATCCGCACCTATGGCCTGTCAAGTTTCCTTGGCGGTTTCTGCGGTTTCCTGCAGCCTGTGACAGGACCGATTCTGCCGACAGCTATCTTTATATTCTTTTGCATCACGGTTCTCCTCTTCAGCCGCATGCAGGCGGCACAAGAAGAGGATTACAGCGCCACCGGCACCATTGCGGCCCTGGCGGTCTTTGCGCTGGGCTTTGGTGCGGTTGTGGCGGATATGACGGTAACGGCCGCAAGCGCTGTGGCAATAACCGCCCTTCTTGCAGCGCGGGAACCGTTGCATGGATTTCTTCGCCGATTGACCTGGCTTGAGCTCAGGGCCGCCCTGATCCTCTTGACGATGACCATCGTCATCCTCCCGATCCTTCCCAACAGGCCGATTGATCCTTGGCAGGCAATCAATCCTTTCGAGCTTTGGATGATGACGATCCTCGTGGGAGCCGTTTCCTTTGCCGGTTATATCCTGATCAAGCTGAGCGGCGCCCGAGCCGGAATATTGCTGACCGGGACCAGCGGTGGCATCGTCTCCTCGACGGCCCTGACGCTTTCCTTTGCCCGTCAATCGAAGCAGATGCCTGCCCTCTCGCCACTCCTCTCGGCGGGCGCAATGCTGGCGGGAGCCGTTTCTCTCGCCCGCGTGCTTTTGATTTGCAGCGTCATTGCACCAGCCATTTTCAGGGATCTTGCTCTATCCCTCGCTCCGGCTGCCGCTATCCTCGCCATAGCTGGCGGCTTCGCCGCATTGCTGCAACGCCCGGATGATAGCACCGATTTTTCACCCCGAAACCCGCTCGAGGTGATGGTCGTGCTGCGCTTCGCACTCGTTCTCGCCGTCGTGACAGTCCTAACGCGAATGACCTTGACCGTCTTTGGAACTCAGTCGCTGATCGCGCTTGCGTTCATCACAGGACTGGGCGATCTCGATGCGATAACGCTTGCCGTGGCGAAATTGCCATCCATCCAGGTGCCCGCGGATGCGGCCGCTCGCGCCATAGCGGTCGCCGCTTTCGCCAACTTTCTTGCAAAAGCCGTTCTTGCTGCAAGTATGGGGAGCATCGCCTATGCGGTTCGTTTCGCGATCGCCGGCGGTGTCGCGACTTTGGCCGGAATTGCTGGCCTGCTGCTAGCATGA
- a CDS encoding DUF599 domain-containing protein, with product MDFLNVAAIVFFLLVWVAVEPLMAAGWPRRNDSLSVDMVRIRTAWMREVLTRDNNFIGDAAILGHTINSASFFGSANLIVIVGLSGALFMEPNYGSGGGLIAMFAAQDPAWFFQCKVLLIMATLLRGLSDFIWAVRQINYCLAAIGASPSRDEDRDIAGWTNALTLVLNPALRSFSVGVRSYYFTFAAAFWFLGPIPFAVATILSVGILIWRQSWSDAAKGIMAIRKLLD from the coding sequence ATGGATTTTCTGAACGTCGCGGCTATCGTTTTCTTCCTTCTCGTCTGGGTGGCGGTCGAGCCTTTGATGGCAGCGGGATGGCCGAGAAGGAACGATAGCCTTTCCGTCGATATGGTGCGCATTCGCACAGCCTGGATGCGCGAGGTTCTGACGCGTGACAACAACTTCATCGGCGACGCCGCGATCCTCGGGCACACGATCAATTCGGCATCCTTCTTCGGCTCCGCCAATCTCATCGTCATCGTTGGCCTGAGCGGCGCGCTGTTCATGGAGCCGAACTATGGGTCGGGTGGCGGGCTGATCGCAATGTTTGCGGCTCAGGACCCAGCGTGGTTTTTCCAGTGCAAAGTCCTCCTGATCATGGCGACGCTGCTGCGGGGACTATCCGATTTCATCTGGGCGGTCCGGCAGATCAACTACTGTCTGGCGGCGATCGGGGCCAGCCCATCCCGGGATGAAGACAGGGACATCGCCGGTTGGACAAACGCCCTGACTCTCGTTTTGAACCCTGCGCTTCGATCGTTCAGCGTCGGTGTCCGATCTTACTACTTCACCTTTGCAGCCGCTTTCTGGTTTCTCGGGCCGATCCCCTTCGCTGTTGCCACCATCCTCAGCGTCGGCATTTTGATCTGGCGTCAATCCTGGTCGGATGCTGCAAAAGGGATCATGGCCATACGGAAGCTGCTTGACTAG
- a CDS encoding 5-oxoprolinase subunit B family protein, which yields MPQDPSASPGSVPTYRPVGGHAVLVEFGATIDKWIHDQVVKLDAALKAAPFEGFVEAVPAYASILVCFDPLVADHRTTEAAIEELLGAEVPETIGAMREVEVCYDPDLAPDLAAVAEASGLSPEDVISAHLSGDYSVFMYGFAPGYAYLAGVPKAIQQPRKPAPIRGIAAGSVLIAGPQCLVSTLTMPTGWWIIGRSPTKILDAASNDRPFLFDVGDAVRFRRISRAEFDARCLA from the coding sequence GTGCCACAGGACCCGTCCGCATCGCCCGGCAGCGTTCCGACCTACCGCCCGGTGGGCGGGCACGCGGTGCTCGTCGAATTCGGCGCGACCATCGATAAATGGATCCACGATCAGGTCGTCAAGCTGGATGCCGCCTTGAAGGCGGCACCCTTTGAAGGATTCGTCGAAGCCGTTCCGGCCTATGCCAGCATTCTCGTATGCTTCGATCCGCTCGTGGCCGATCACCGGACAACGGAGGCGGCCATTGAGGAGCTTCTGGGGGCTGAGGTTCCAGAGACGATCGGAGCGATGCGCGAAGTCGAAGTCTGCTACGATCCTGATCTTGCGCCCGATCTTGCCGCCGTCGCCGAGGCAAGCGGATTATCGCCGGAAGACGTTATATCCGCCCATCTCTCCGGCGACTACAGCGTCTTCATGTACGGCTTCGCTCCAGGATACGCTTACCTCGCAGGCGTGCCCAAAGCCATTCAGCAGCCGAGGAAGCCGGCGCCTATTCGCGGCATCGCCGCCGGAAGCGTGCTGATCGCCGGTCCGCAATGCCTGGTGAGCACGCTCACCATGCCGACCGGCTGGTGGATCATCGGCCGCTCGCCGACGAAGATCCTCGACGCCGCGTCCAACGACCGTCCGTTCCTCTTCGACGTCGGCGACGCGGTGCGTTTCCGCCGCATATCGAGGGCCGAATTCGACGCGAGGTGCCTCGCATGA
- a CDS encoding universal stress protein, with amino-acid sequence MKAQFHLPLATYPDASSFSLLQNAVAVSLHQKAGLTASIPLVRIEPFQPRFPSLLDVDKMRAEAERLSKDNGTVLGQTLHDYAKKAEVEVEIQPFDAREPFVAQTLAELSRVYDLSILEASVLMRPLIESVLFESGRPLLLFPPDNFCGRIDAVAVAWDGGATVARALAGARFLLERVSRVVLISVTDDKQIDERSRDHLAAALRKAGLAVDVAAVQAKGDSPASVIQAAALEHKADLLVAGAFGHSRLREFLLGGVTRSLLTHLEMPTLLCH; translated from the coding sequence GTGAAAGCACAATTCCATTTACCGCTGGCCACCTATCCAGACGCAAGCTCCTTCTCGCTCCTTCAGAACGCTGTCGCTGTTTCCCTTCACCAGAAGGCCGGGTTGACGGCAAGTATACCGCTGGTCAGGATCGAACCCTTTCAGCCGCGATTTCCATCACTCCTTGACGTAGACAAAATGCGTGCGGAGGCGGAGCGATTGAGTAAAGACAATGGAACCGTTCTCGGGCAGACGCTCCATGATTATGCGAAAAAAGCCGAGGTCGAGGTCGAGATCCAGCCATTCGATGCGAGGGAGCCATTTGTCGCACAAACTCTTGCCGAGTTGTCGCGCGTATACGATCTTTCCATTTTGGAAGCATCTGTGCTGATGAGGCCGCTGATCGAGAGCGTGCTGTTTGAAAGCGGGAGACCGCTCCTGCTTTTCCCCCCGGATAATTTCTGCGGCCGGATCGATGCTGTCGCCGTCGCCTGGGATGGAGGAGCCACCGTCGCGCGGGCACTGGCGGGTGCCAGGTTCTTGCTGGAACGGGTATCGCGTGTCGTCCTGATTTCCGTCACCGATGATAAGCAGATTGACGAGCGCAGCCGAGATCACCTTGCGGCTGCGCTTCGGAAGGCTGGTCTTGCCGTCGATGTCGCAGCCGTGCAAGCGAAGGGAGATTCGCCAGCCAGCGTCATTCAAGCTGCCGCCCTGGAACACAAGGCAGATTTGCTCGTCGCCGGCGCATTCGGTCATTCGAGACTACGCGAATTCCTCTTGGGAGGGGTGACACGGTCGCTGTTGACCCACCTCGAAATGCCCACTCTCCTTTGTCACTAA
- a CDS encoding PAS domain-containing protein → MSLVNRALGTSEFSFTEEPGIFTWDLATDKVYADSALANLFGLDPEETLTGLPVIRYLDRIHPDDKPSVAKAISESVITGNPYRCDYRVFDRSGQIVGVAALGRCFRDEAGNPSQYAGIVFPTNDHGEQDELSAHCKAALKIARSSGLRTTADALEAIVKELAKPMPSDVAQVH, encoded by the coding sequence ATGAGTCTTGTCAACAGAGCTTTGGGAACGTCCGAATTTTCTTTTACCGAAGAGCCTGGCATTTTCACCTGGGACTTGGCGACCGACAAGGTTTATGCGGATTCGGCGCTGGCAAACCTCTTTGGGCTTGATCCCGAAGAGACTCTCACGGGGCTGCCGGTCATCAGATACCTCGACCGGATTCATCCGGACGACAAGCCATCCGTGGCCAAGGCAATTTCAGAATCGGTGATCACAGGAAATCCGTATCGCTGTGATTATCGGGTATTTGATCGAAGCGGGCAAATAGTCGGCGTCGCGGCCTTGGGCCGCTGCTTCAGGGATGAAGCCGGAAACCCGTCGCAATATGCGGGCATCGTCTTCCCGACGAATGATCACGGGGAGCAAGACGAATTGTCCGCTCATTGCAAAGCGGCACTGAAAATTGCGCGGTCATCCGGCCTGCGGACGACGGCCGATGCGCTTGAAGCGATCGTCAAGGAGCTTGCCAAGCCGATGCCTTCAGACGTCGCGCAGGTTCATTGA
- a CDS encoding LysR family transcriptional regulator, with product MDRLEAMRILLAVVDAGSISAGSRKLNAPLPSVSRKVAELERHLGANLIVRTSRNLQLTDAGRDYVDAARKIMADLDEAERRASGEYQTPRGVLTITIPIEYGSRYVLPVALSFMDKYREVSLNLLSLDRTVDLVSEQVDIAIRLGELADSALHAVKIGEFRLLTCASPAYLKRHGMPERPGDLIDRDGIIFNKRTFFWTFDVDGTPIEAVPRNRLEVNTAANCVAAAVGGAGIARLFDYQVPDELASGALVPILRDFDGPPQPIHIVYARQGLLALKVRAFVDWALPRLRARHHEDNQTLSE from the coding sequence ATGGATCGTCTCGAAGCGATGCGCATATTGCTGGCGGTCGTCGACGCCGGGAGCATCTCGGCCGGCAGCAGGAAGCTCAACGCGCCGCTACCCAGCGTCAGCCGCAAGGTGGCCGAACTTGAGCGACATCTTGGGGCAAACCTCATCGTCCGCACCAGCCGCAATCTGCAGCTGACCGATGCCGGACGCGACTATGTCGATGCCGCCCGAAAGATCATGGCGGATCTCGATGAGGCCGAACGAAGGGCGTCCGGGGAATACCAGACGCCCAGAGGCGTGCTGACGATCACGATACCGATCGAATACGGCAGCCGCTACGTGCTGCCCGTTGCGCTGAGCTTCATGGACAAATACCGGGAGGTGTCGCTGAACCTTCTGTCGCTCGACCGCACGGTCGATCTCGTGTCCGAGCAGGTGGATATCGCGATCCGTCTCGGCGAGCTCGCCGACAGCGCCCTCCATGCCGTCAAGATCGGTGAATTCCGCCTGCTGACCTGTGCGAGCCCTGCCTATCTCAAGCGGCATGGCATGCCGGAGCGTCCCGGCGACCTCATCGATCGCGACGGAATCATCTTCAACAAGCGAACATTCTTCTGGACCTTCGACGTCGACGGCACGCCGATTGAGGCGGTGCCCCGCAACCGGCTGGAGGTGAATACGGCGGCGAATTGTGTTGCGGCGGCGGTCGGCGGGGCGGGGATCGCGCGGCTGTTCGATTATCAGGTTCCCGACGAGCTGGCGTCTGGCGCGCTCGTTCCCATCCTTCGCGATTTTGACGGGCCACCTCAGCCGATACATATCGTCTACGCGCGACAGGGGCTTCTTGCGTTGAAGGTACGGGCTTTCGTCGACTGGGCATTGCCGCGGCTGCGGGCGCGTCATCACGAAGATAATCAAACATTATCTGAATGA
- a CDS encoding LamB/YcsF family protein: MTKIDLNSDLGEAFGPWRMGDDKAILDVVTSANIACGGHAGDPATMVETLALASERGVVAGAHPGFADREGFGRRLIPLSIREVEQLVATQTGALMGAAALAGARVRYVKPHGALANWAADERPVADAIIRATRAVSPELAILAISGTELEHAARDAGMTVFSEIFADRGYLSTGRLVPRNLPGAMIDDPAEAASRLIGYLSSGLMPTVDGVPIPLDVHSICVHGDSPGALAMAVHVRQELQKAGIEVAPFLQPTQENR, translated from the coding sequence ATGACGAAAATCGATCTCAATTCTGATCTGGGGGAGGCGTTTGGACCCTGGCGCATGGGCGACGACAAGGCGATCCTTGACGTCGTTACCAGTGCGAACATCGCATGCGGCGGGCACGCCGGAGATCCCGCGACCATGGTGGAGACGCTCGCGCTCGCAAGCGAACGGGGTGTCGTCGCCGGAGCCCATCCGGGCTTTGCAGATCGCGAGGGCTTCGGGCGACGTCTGATCCCCTTGAGCATCCGGGAAGTGGAGCAGCTTGTGGCGACGCAGACAGGCGCGCTGATGGGAGCTGCGGCTCTGGCGGGCGCCCGCGTCCGCTACGTCAAACCACACGGCGCACTCGCCAATTGGGCGGCCGACGAACGGCCGGTCGCCGACGCCATCATACGCGCAACCCGAGCGGTTTCGCCGGAACTTGCCATACTGGCGATCTCCGGGACAGAGCTGGAGCATGCGGCCCGCGATGCCGGGATGACCGTCTTCAGCGAGATTTTTGCCGACCGCGGCTACCTCTCCACGGGTCGGCTCGTTCCGCGCAACTTGCCGGGAGCGATGATCGATGATCCCGCGGAGGCGGCTTCGAGATTGATCGGGTACCTGTCCAGCGGCCTCATGCCGACGGTCGACGGCGTTCCGATCCCTCTCGATGTGCATTCGATCTGCGTTCACGGGGACAGCCCAGGAGCGCTCGCCATGGCCGTCCACGTGCGCCAGGAACTGCAAAAGGCAGGCATCGAGGTGGCACCATTCCTCCAGCCGACACAGGAAAACAGGTGA
- a CDS encoding aldo/keto reductase, producing MEKRNLGKLKVSALGFGCMGLNTTYGQPLNHVDGVRMIHAAVESGITFFDTAEVYGPYINEKLVGDALAPFRDQVIIATKFGFGLNPDGGRTGLDSRPKTIRKSVDGSLSRLKVDAIDLLYQHRVDPTVPIEDVAGEVGRLIAEGKVKHWGLSEANASTIRRAHTVQALAAMQSEYSLWTRDVEQNGILTACEELGIGFVPWSPLGAGFLTGAITAETKIAPTDFRANGPRFSPEARAANMALVDVLKRIADGKGATPAQLALAWLLVQKPWIAPIPGTTKLHRLKESLGATEVVLTPIDLQAIEEALSRISIQGQRLHEGALRMIDA from the coding sequence ATGGAAAAGCGCAACCTCGGGAAACTAAAGGTTTCCGCACTCGGTTTCGGCTGCATGGGGTTGAACACCACCTATGGTCAGCCGCTCAATCACGTCGATGGCGTTCGGATGATCCACGCGGCCGTCGAAAGTGGCATTACCTTTTTCGACACCGCCGAAGTCTACGGCCCCTACATCAACGAAAAATTGGTCGGCGACGCCCTTGCTCCCTTCCGGGACCAAGTGATCATCGCCACCAAGTTCGGTTTCGGCCTGAACCCTGACGGTGGACGCACTGGCCTGGACAGCCGCCCGAAGACAATTCGAAAGTCTGTCGACGGCTCGCTGTCCCGCCTGAAGGTGGACGCGATCGACCTTCTCTACCAGCACCGCGTCGATCCCACCGTGCCGATCGAAGATGTCGCCGGCGAGGTGGGACGGCTTATCGCAGAGGGCAAGGTCAAACATTGGGGTCTTTCGGAAGCCAATGCGTCGACAATCCGCCGTGCCCACACCGTACAGGCGCTCGCCGCCATGCAGAGCGAGTACTCGCTTTGGACAAGGGATGTCGAGCAGAATGGCATTCTAACCGCCTGCGAGGAACTGGGCATCGGATTTGTGCCGTGGAGCCCTCTCGGTGCAGGTTTCCTTACCGGTGCGATCACCGCCGAGACCAAGATCGCCCCGACCGATTTCCGTGCCAACGGACCCCGCTTTTCGCCAGAGGCTCGTGCCGCCAACATGGCTTTGGTGGATGTCTTAAAGCGGATCGCCGATGGCAAGGGGGCGACGCCTGCCCAACTCGCCCTCGCATGGCTTCTCGTTCAGAAGCCCTGGATCGCGCCGATCCCCGGCACCACGAAACTACACCGTCTCAAAGAAAGTCTCGGAGCCACTGAGGTCGTGCTAACCCCAATCGACCTGCAGGCCATCGAGGAAGCGTTGTCCCGGATTTCCATCCAAGGCCAGCGGCTCCACGAGGGTGCCCTCCGCATGATCGACGCCTGA
- a CDS encoding LysR family transcriptional regulator produces MRRQDFGELNAFMVVAEERSFTRAAAKLGTSQSTLSQTIRRLETRLGLRLLTRSTRSVAPTEAGERLLETLRPAFDDIDDRLAALTEFREKPAGTVRINATDQVAESLLWPALKRLLADYPDIQIELTAESGLTDIVAGRYDAGVRLGELVDKDMIAVRIGPEMRMVAVASPAYFARNPTPLTPHDLAKHECINLRLPSLGGLYAWEFEKDGHELRVRVEGSLAFNSGRLIIAAALDGFGIGYVTSDYADKPVKDGRLMSVLEDWSPPFAGYHLYYPSRRQLTPAFALVVDALRYRRV; encoded by the coding sequence ATGCGGCGGCAGGATTTTGGAGAACTGAATGCCTTCATGGTGGTTGCGGAAGAGCGCAGTTTCACACGGGCGGCGGCGAAGCTGGGCACGTCCCAGTCCACGCTCAGCCAGACGATACGGCGCCTAGAGACGCGCCTCGGCCTTAGATTGCTGACTCGCTCGACCCGAAGCGTTGCGCCGACCGAGGCGGGAGAGCGTCTTCTCGAAACGTTGCGCCCCGCCTTCGACGATATCGACGACAGGCTCGCGGCACTGACCGAGTTCCGCGAGAAACCCGCTGGAACGGTTCGAATCAACGCCACTGACCAGGTTGCCGAATCCCTTCTCTGGCCCGCGTTAAAGCGGTTGCTGGCAGATTATCCCGACATTCAGATCGAGCTGACCGCCGAGTCCGGGCTCACCGATATCGTGGCTGGTCGTTACGACGCAGGCGTTCGTCTGGGCGAACTCGTCGATAAGGACATGATCGCCGTGCGCATCGGACCGGAAATGCGCATGGTGGCTGTCGCTTCACCCGCATATTTCGCCCGCAATCCGACACCGCTGACCCCACACGATCTCGCGAAACATGAGTGCATCAACCTGCGCCTGCCTTCCCTTGGCGGGCTATACGCCTGGGAATTCGAGAAGGACGGGCATGAGCTGCGTGTCCGGGTAGAAGGGTCGTTGGCATTTAATAGTGGTAGATTGATCATTGCCGCGGCCCTTGATGGCTTTGGCATAGGCTACGTGACAAGTGATTACGCCGACAAGCCAGTCAAAGACGGACGATTGATGAGCGTGCTGGAGGACTGGTCGCCCCCGTTTGCAGGCTACCATCTCTACTATCCCAGCCGCCGACAGCTAACGCCCGCGTTTGCGCTCGTCGTGGACGCGCTCCGCTATCGCCGTGTCTAG
- a CDS encoding alpha/beta hydrolase, translating into MDNEFIDEKRRQFLGTSALVLSGAAVAGSVLAGNAAASGQSAKVKGPAVVNYPNDKGVTIERVTYPARNMGTNIVANLFKPANFDSSRKYAAVVVTHPFGAVKEQSSGLYAQRLAEAGFIGLAYDASYQGESGGEPRLMEVPAQRVDDISCAIDFLVQHPQVDPVRIGSLGICIGGSYALNHAQHEHRVRAVAAVSTFDIGQGRREGLSNSISYEERVKRLKDAGEQRSREARGEPVRLVPVVANSPDDFTPATPVMYREGYEYYRTARGQHPNSVNRYIFSSLPQQMAFYPFEMIETISPRPLLVIAGSKAETKFWSDQVYEKAREPKELFVVDGATHVDLYDKPQFVGPAIAKLSDFFGQHLTSA; encoded by the coding sequence ATGGACAATGAATTTATCGATGAGAAGCGGCGGCAGTTTCTCGGAACGTCTGCGCTTGTCTTGTCTGGCGCTGCCGTCGCCGGCTCAGTACTGGCTGGAAACGCCGCGGCGTCGGGTCAATCTGCTAAGGTCAAAGGACCCGCTGTTGTCAACTACCCGAACGACAAAGGCGTGACGATTGAACGTGTCACCTACCCTGCACGGAACATGGGCACGAACATTGTCGCTAACTTGTTTAAGCCCGCCAATTTCGACAGCAGCAGGAAGTATGCGGCAGTTGTGGTGACCCATCCGTTCGGCGCCGTAAAGGAACAGTCCTCCGGTCTCTATGCCCAGCGCCTTGCCGAAGCGGGATTTATCGGCCTGGCCTATGATGCATCCTATCAAGGCGAAAGTGGCGGCGAGCCGCGTCTTATGGAAGTGCCGGCACAGCGCGTGGATGATATCAGTTGCGCCATTGATTTCCTGGTTCAGCATCCGCAGGTCGATCCGGTGCGGATCGGCTCATTGGGAATTTGCATCGGCGGCAGCTACGCGTTGAACCACGCACAGCACGAGCACCGCGTAAGGGCCGTCGCAGCCGTGAGCACTTTCGATATTGGCCAGGGTCGTCGCGAGGGACTTTCGAACTCCATCTCCTATGAAGAGCGCGTCAAGCGGCTGAAGGATGCCGGCGAGCAGCGCAGCCGTGAAGCGCGTGGCGAACCAGTTCGCCTTGTGCCTGTTGTGGCCAATTCTCCCGACGACTTCACGCCAGCGACTCCCGTCATGTACAGGGAGGGTTATGAATACTACCGCACGGCTCGCGGTCAGCATCCGAATTCCGTTAATCGCTATATATTCTCGAGCTTGCCTCAGCAGATGGCATTCTACCCGTTCGAGATGATCGAGACAATTTCGCCTCGGCCTCTTCTGGTGATCGCGGGTTCCAAAGCCGAGACAAAATTCTGGAGCGACCAGGTCTATGAAAAGGCCAGGGAGCCTAAGGAACTCTTCGTTGTGGATGGTGCGACCCACGTCGACCTCTATGACAAGCCGCAATTCGTCGGGCCTGCAATCGCGAAGCTCAGCGACTTTTTCGGGCAGCATCTGACTTCGGCGTAA
- a CDS encoding ribbon-helix-helix domain-containing protein, which produces MANVEKISVSMTPQQADLLRDAVKSGAYASSSEVIREAMRDWSAKWETRKGDIQRLRTLWSEGKASGTAIPADFDDALEEARQEAKSTASHAR; this is translated from the coding sequence ATGGCCAATGTTGAAAAGATCAGCGTCTCAATGACGCCGCAGCAGGCGGACCTGCTTCGCGACGCGGTCAAGAGCGGTGCCTATGCCAGCAGCAGCGAAGTAATCCGCGAAGCCATGCGTGACTGGTCAGCCAAATGGGAAACCCGCAAGGGCGACATCCAGCGTCTGCGGACCCTGTGGTCCGAAGGCAAGGCGAGTGGCACGGCCATCCCGGCCGACTTTGATGATGCGCTTGAAGAGGCGCGCCAGGAAGCCAAGTCTACCGCCTCGCATGCCCGCTAA